A window of Lentibacillus sp. Marseille-P4043 contains these coding sequences:
- a CDS encoding LysR family transcriptional regulator, with protein sequence MNFEQLVYIVEIAKTGSIVSAANKLHVSQAGISKALSNLEAELKIKLFKRSRNGTFPTEEGKDLIKKAHEIVIKLEAFKEEAKIQTSLINDELKVSTTPGLFVPIIKTLPLFKKAFPNVNIEIIEGTAGNVVQNVKKNNINLGLVFLNDHIYQDENLEYEKMFDAQLVVSVNKNSPLAHRKTLTPHDLGEQSLVIYNGENMIIFVQELFKKYNTPMHILFKSNDVEGIIRTVVEDLAIGFKLDYGLRNEPYFQSDNIVHIPLYDDGPIIASFGWIRSKNQLFSISAKEFLKYFKYNVSNINW encoded by the coding sequence ATGAATTTTGAACAGTTGGTCTATATAGTTGAAATCGCAAAAACTGGATCAATCGTTTCCGCTGCAAATAAATTGCATGTTTCTCAAGCTGGAATTAGTAAAGCACTTAGCAATCTGGAGGCGGAACTGAAAATAAAACTATTTAAACGGTCTAGGAACGGTACCTTTCCAACCGAAGAAGGAAAAGATCTTATTAAAAAGGCTCACGAAATAGTAATCAAATTGGAAGCATTTAAGGAGGAAGCAAAGATACAAACCTCCCTAATTAACGATGAGTTAAAAGTATCAACGACCCCTGGACTTTTTGTGCCAATTATAAAAACCCTACCATTGTTCAAGAAGGCCTTTCCAAATGTTAATATCGAAATTATAGAAGGAACCGCAGGAAATGTTGTACAAAATGTTAAAAAAAATAATATTAATCTTGGATTGGTTTTTCTTAATGATCACATCTATCAGGACGAAAATTTGGAGTATGAAAAAATGTTTGATGCACAGTTGGTAGTATCGGTCAACAAAAATTCACCCTTAGCTCACAGAAAAACCTTAACCCCCCACGATTTAGGGGAACAATCTCTTGTGATATACAATGGTGAAAACATGATTATATTTGTCCAGGAACTTTTTAAAAAATATAATACTCCAATGCACATTTTATTCAAATCAAATGATGTTGAAGGGATAATTAGAACAGTTGTAGAAGATTTGGCAATTGGCTTTAAACTAGATTATGGGCTTAGAAATGAGCCCTACTTCCAAAGCGACAATATTGTTCATATTCCGTTATACGATGATGGTCCTATCATTGCATCCTTTGGTTGGATACGATCTAAAAACCAGCTTTTTTCAATTTCAGCAAAAGAATTTCTTAAATATTTTAAATATAACGTTTCGAATATAAATTGGTGA
- a CDS encoding alkyl sulfatase dimerization domain-containing protein produces MNSNHKLRSIDKVMDQTSGNSKKEVKLIKLKEDHYFVKGFANVGVIFTSEGVVVIDTSVSKSHANDIYSKIREKTNLPIKYIIYTHGHLDHVHSTDVFKEPGTKVIGHENINERFLKYKKLEEYHLRINSLQFQNKLGLQSFEFCPPDVTFHNNYEFSLGGKDIQIVHGKGETDDHCFIYVKGDNIVYSGDFFIWSFPNIGNPLKVIRYEREWYETLEKIKELHPEILVPGHGSALKEKETIQTALQDVIDTLYFIHEEVILHINKGTPLEYMVESIQLPEHLRNSPYVQQTYGCLNFSIKGVYRRYTGWFDGNPTNLNPSKSKEIAAELLSLIQNDSVILTRCRELIEREEYQMAMHLLDILIVSKDIEEAKQLKNEAVKKYAEENDNFIMRNIYRQYQ; encoded by the coding sequence ATGAATTCTAATCATAAACTTCGAAGTATTGATAAAGTCATGGATCAAACCTCAGGAAACTCTAAAAAAGAGGTTAAACTTATAAAATTAAAAGAGGATCATTATTTTGTGAAGGGGTTTGCGAATGTAGGCGTTATTTTTACTTCAGAAGGAGTTGTAGTCATAGATACATCTGTAAGTAAAAGTCATGCAAACGATATTTACAGTAAAATCCGGGAAAAAACCAATCTTCCTATAAAATATATTATTTATACACACGGACATTTAGATCATGTCCATTCAACTGATGTTTTTAAAGAACCGGGAACTAAAGTGATTGGTCACGAAAATATAAATGAGAGATTCTTAAAGTACAAGAAATTGGAAGAATATCATTTAAGAATTAATTCATTGCAATTTCAAAACAAACTAGGACTGCAATCCTTTGAATTTTGCCCTCCGGATGTTACTTTTCACAATAACTATGAATTTTCACTCGGAGGAAAGGATATTCAAATTGTCCACGGCAAAGGGGAGACTGATGATCACTGTTTTATATATGTTAAAGGGGATAACATTGTATACAGTGGGGACTTTTTTATTTGGTCTTTTCCTAATATCGGAAATCCTTTAAAGGTCATACGCTATGAACGAGAATGGTATGAAACATTAGAAAAAATCAAAGAATTGCATCCCGAAATACTAGTACCAGGACATGGGAGTGCACTAAAAGAAAAAGAAACGATTCAAACCGCTCTCCAAGATGTGATTGATACACTGTACTTTATTCATGAAGAGGTAATTCTACACATAAATAAAGGAACCCCTCTTGAGTACATGGTTGAATCCATTCAGCTTCCAGAACATTTGAGAAATAGTCCTTATGTACAACAAACTTACGGATGCCTGAACTTTTCTATTAAAGGAGTTTATCGTAGATATACCGGATGGTTTGATGGTAACCCTACTAATTTAAATCCTAGCAAGTCAAAAGAGATTGCTGCTGAATTACTATCTCTCATACAAAACGATAGTGTTATCCTTACAAGGTGTCGTGAGTTAATTGAAAGAGAAGAATATCAAATGGCTATGCATCTTCTTGATATACTGATTGTATCGAAGGATATAGAAGAAGCGAAACAATTAAAAAATGAAGCAGTTAAAAAATACGCTGAAGAAAATGATAACTTTATTATGCGCAATATTTATAGACAATATCAGTAA
- a CDS encoding alkyl sulfatase dimerization domain-containing protein has product MDYVKTDEFQNRVSEGNVNWEYGSDSRLEKLSEGFYSGINFGFGNVGFVITEEGVVVIDSTISRSGARAVIKEIRKLTNKPIKYLIYTHGHGDHVGGASVFKEEGATVIGHRNVNKRFDRYTKLNEHHLAINSLQFKKKLTSKVRKYVYPDITYDQEYTFELGGKTFRLIHGKGETDDATVIYIPENRICFIGDFIIWAFPNIGNPNKVIRYEREWYEMLDRILSLRPKAIGVGHGRSLIGRQEIEDCLGDTSNVLKYLHEECVKHINKMSSLDKMLSEIKVPEKLANSPYIKELYGCREFVIRGIHRRYTGWYDGNPTSLSSSPVKEVNRVIFDLIGSKEKIIRKAKDYHAKGKNQLSLHLIDLILIEDPEDKEMHLLKANVLKEMSSNSNNLFFRNFYSVNAEKEIEVGNS; this is encoded by the coding sequence ATGGACTATGTGAAGACGGATGAATTTCAAAATAGAGTATCTGAAGGAAACGTTAACTGGGAATATGGTTCTGATTCTAGATTAGAAAAACTCAGCGAAGGGTTTTACAGTGGTATTAATTTTGGTTTTGGCAATGTTGGTTTCGTTATCACTGAGGAGGGAGTTGTTGTAATAGATTCAACCATTTCACGTTCAGGAGCCAGGGCCGTAATAAAAGAAATTCGAAAATTAACTAATAAACCCATTAAGTATCTTATTTATACTCATGGCCATGGGGATCATGTCGGTGGTGCTTCTGTTTTCAAGGAGGAAGGGGCTACGGTTATTGGACATCGTAACGTTAACAAAAGATTTGATCGTTACACAAAACTTAACGAGCATCACTTAGCTATAAACAGCCTTCAATTCAAAAAGAAGTTAACTTCAAAAGTTAGGAAGTATGTCTATCCAGACATTACTTACGATCAGGAGTATACATTTGAGTTAGGCGGGAAAACGTTTAGATTAATACATGGAAAAGGCGAGACTGATGATGCCACCGTAATTTATATTCCGGAAAATCGAATTTGTTTTATAGGGGATTTTATTATTTGGGCATTTCCGAATATAGGAAACCCTAATAAGGTAATTAGATATGAAAGAGAATGGTATGAAATGTTGGATCGAATTCTTTCCTTAAGACCAAAAGCAATTGGAGTAGGACACGGAAGAAGTTTAATAGGCAGGCAAGAGATAGAAGATTGTCTGGGTGATACGTCCAACGTTTTGAAGTATTTACATGAAGAATGCGTGAAGCATATTAACAAAATGTCTTCTTTAGATAAAATGCTTAGCGAAATTAAAGTGCCTGAAAAGCTGGCCAACAGTCCTTATATTAAAGAGCTATATGGTTGCAGGGAATTTGTTATTAGGGGAATCCATCGAAGGTATACAGGATGGTACGATGGCAACCCGACAAGTTTATCTTCATCCCCAGTAAAAGAAGTGAATAGGGTTATTTTTGATTTAATTGGCAGTAAAGAAAAGATCATAAGAAAAGCAAAAGATTATCACGCTAAAGGCAAAAATCAGCTTTCATTGCACCTTATCGATTTGATATTAATAGAGGACCCCGAAGATAAAGAAATGCACTTATTAAAAGCTAATGTGCTGAAAGAAATGTCCTCTAATTCAAATAATCTGTTTTTTAGAAATTTTTACTCGGTAAATGCGGAAAAAGAAATAGAGGTAGGAAACAGTTGA
- a CDS encoding acetoacetate--CoA ligase, with product MVVEGEVLWKPSASYKKKANITKYMKWLKDTKELEFNDYNALWHWSVNELEAFWESIWEYFQVESATPYQCVLENKEMPGAKWFPGSTLNYVEHIMRQGEPDKVAIFHESEIRPLDEMTWGTFKKQVLILANELRKMGVKRGDRVAAYLPNIPETVVAMMASMSIGAVWSSCSPDFGSKSVLDRLQQIEPKVLFTIDGYKYAGKTFDRREEVRNIVCDLPSVEHIVHVPYLFENDRKAPSENAVVWSDLLNQPEIPFSQFEFEKVPFDHPLQIMYSSGTTGVPKAIVHSHGGILLESYKILTLHANLGPESRLLFYTTTGWMMFNILTSGLLTGSALVLYDGNPGYPHIGRLWEIAEKTKTTSFGASPMYVNLMKKAGLSPMETYDLSNLESIVLSGAPASPEVFEWIYENVKKDLWLSSQSGGTDICSGFVTGVPTEPVYAGEMQVRGLGVDVHSYTDDGKSIKDDVGELVVLQPMPSMPIYFWNDESNKRLIDSYYDMYPGIWRQGDNLKITSRGTCIIYGRSDSTLNRNGVRMGTSEIYAAVESLDEIQDSIIINLDLPNSRSFMPLFVVVKQGIAFDEALKNKINTKIRTLFSPKHVPDEIYQIQQVPYTLTGKKMEVPIRKIITGVPETQAAKRDAMANPTSLDYFASFAKNEFPSIQGQKQTNG from the coding sequence ATGGTAGTAGAAGGAGAAGTGTTATGGAAACCAAGTGCGTCCTATAAGAAAAAGGCGAATATTACGAAATACATGAAATGGCTTAAGGACACGAAGGAATTGGAATTCAATGATTATAATGCACTCTGGCACTGGTCTGTAAACGAACTAGAGGCGTTTTGGGAATCTATTTGGGAATATTTCCAGGTGGAGTCTGCCACACCTTACCAATGTGTGTTGGAAAACAAAGAAATGCCTGGTGCAAAGTGGTTTCCTGGTTCGACATTGAACTATGTAGAACACATTATGCGACAAGGTGAGCCGGATAAGGTTGCAATTTTCCATGAATCAGAAATTCGTCCACTTGATGAAATGACGTGGGGTACATTCAAGAAACAAGTATTGATCCTTGCAAATGAATTAAGGAAAATGGGTGTGAAACGAGGAGATCGTGTTGCGGCATATCTTCCAAATATACCGGAAACCGTTGTTGCGATGATGGCCTCAATGAGTATTGGTGCTGTATGGTCTAGTTGTTCGCCAGACTTTGGAAGCAAAAGTGTGCTAGATCGTTTGCAACAAATTGAACCCAAAGTATTATTCACCATCGACGGCTACAAATATGCTGGTAAAACCTTTGACCGTAGAGAAGAAGTTCGTAACATTGTGTGTGACTTGCCAAGTGTGGAGCATATTGTGCATGTTCCATATCTATTTGAAAATGATCGAAAGGCTCCTAGTGAAAATGCTGTTGTCTGGAGTGATTTACTGAATCAACCAGAAATCCCCTTTTCGCAGTTTGAATTTGAAAAGGTTCCATTTGATCATCCACTACAAATCATGTATTCATCTGGAACAACAGGTGTACCAAAGGCCATCGTACATAGCCACGGCGGAATTTTACTAGAATCTTATAAAATCTTAACATTACACGCCAACCTTGGCCCGGAAAGTCGTTTACTCTTTTACACCACAACCGGATGGATGATGTTTAATATTTTGACGAGTGGATTACTAACAGGATCTGCGCTAGTTTTATACGACGGGAATCCTGGATATCCGCATATAGGCAGGCTTTGGGAAATCGCAGAAAAAACGAAGACAACTTCATTTGGGGCAAGTCCAATGTATGTGAACTTAATGAAAAAGGCTGGCCTATCTCCAATGGAAACATACGATTTATCGAATTTGGAGTCGATCGTGTTAAGTGGTGCACCAGCAAGTCCCGAAGTGTTTGAGTGGATCTATGAGAATGTGAAGAAAGATCTGTGGCTTTCCTCGCAAAGTGGTGGTACAGACATTTGCTCAGGATTTGTTACCGGTGTCCCGACTGAACCTGTCTATGCCGGTGAAATGCAGGTTCGTGGCCTTGGTGTAGATGTGCATTCCTATACAGATGATGGCAAATCGATTAAAGACGATGTTGGTGAGTTAGTCGTCCTGCAACCAATGCCATCCATGCCGATTTACTTCTGGAATGATGAGAGTAACAAACGACTAATTGACAGCTATTATGACATGTATCCAGGAATTTGGCGGCAAGGGGATAATTTAAAAATAACTTCACGAGGAACCTGTATCATTTACGGACGTTCAGATTCTACACTGAATCGAAATGGCGTACGAATGGGAACGAGCGAGATCTATGCTGCAGTTGAATCACTAGATGAAATTCAGGATAGCATTATCATAAACTTAGACCTGCCAAACAGCCGCTCATTTATGCCATTATTTGTTGTCGTGAAACAGGGAATTGCATTTGATGAAGCATTAAAGAACAAGATTAATACGAAGATCCGTACCTTATTTTCACCTAAACATGTACCAGACGAAATCTACCAAATCCAGCAAGTGCCATATACACTTACTGGCAAGAAAATGGAAGTTCCAATCCGGAAAATCATCACGGGAGTACCAGAGACGCAAGCTGCGAAACGAGATGCAATGGCTAACCCTACTTCCCTCGATTATTTTGCCAGCTTTGCAAAGAATGAATTTCCTAGTATTCAAGGGCAGAAACAAACGAATGGATAA
- a CDS encoding TRAP transporter permease has protein sequence MSSEKLPSNENKDQQLSFTQGKRRQFDKPIAVIVSFIAIIWSAYQLYTVYFGPPDAIIHRSIHLTFALTLIFILVPPSVKVKSSKLFLVIDVMMALASLAVGVYIYSNADVLYTRVGLPIVSDYIFGFIALLLVLEATRRVLGVALPIVAICLLIYALTGDHWPQAFAHPGNDLADITSYLFLSLDGIYGVALGVSATLLVVFILLAYFLMATGAGEFFMDISNSLIGWVRGGPAKMSVISSGFFGSITGSPTANVVSTGTITIPLMKRLGYKPHFSGAVEAAASTGGQFMPPIMGATAFIMADTLGIPYSDVVIAAIVPAILYYLALLIMVDLEASKNNLKGIPKKELPSLKKVVKKGWFQGLPLLLLLYLLLILDYSPALSAFYSIALLVIINLFNKKNRLTLKQFFKVLEQGATGTMEIAIACACAGIIIGSFSLTGLGPRLSSILLELSQGSMFLLLIFTMIASIIMGMALPTIVSYMVLSVLVAPTLIEMGVLPIAAHMFVLFFGVVSYVTPPIAFAAYAGAALAGSNVMKTGITSSRLAICSFILPFMFVYNPELLLQGAGLSLILALLSAVVGVIAISMAAQGYIFQQLQLWKRLLLLISGIFLVQSNIYTDLVSYFIFAVITFNEYKIKTKKMEVKDKLGHNAG, from the coding sequence ATGAGTTCAGAAAAGCTACCAAGTAATGAGAACAAGGATCAACAATTATCATTTACTCAAGGGAAACGGCGACAATTTGATAAACCAATAGCAGTTATCGTTTCATTTATAGCAATTATATGGTCTGCCTATCAACTGTATACAGTTTATTTTGGCCCACCTGACGCAATCATTCACCGTTCTATTCATTTAACTTTTGCACTTACCTTAATTTTTATATTGGTACCACCATCAGTAAAGGTAAAAAGCAGTAAATTATTTTTAGTTATCGACGTTATGATGGCTTTAGCAAGTCTGGCAGTCGGTGTTTATATATATAGTAATGCTGATGTTCTATACACAAGGGTTGGTTTACCAATAGTTTCAGACTATATTTTTGGATTTATTGCTTTATTATTAGTCCTTGAAGCAACAAGACGGGTATTGGGAGTAGCCCTTCCGATAGTAGCAATATGTTTACTTATTTATGCTTTAACGGGTGATCACTGGCCTCAGGCCTTTGCCCACCCGGGTAATGATCTTGCTGATATAACTAGTTATCTATTTTTATCACTAGATGGTATTTATGGTGTAGCTCTTGGAGTCTCAGCAACATTATTAGTCGTTTTTATTTTATTAGCCTATTTCTTGATGGCCACGGGAGCAGGAGAATTTTTCATGGATATTTCAAATTCTCTTATCGGTTGGGTTCGAGGAGGCCCCGCAAAAATGTCTGTTATTAGTAGTGGCTTTTTTGGAAGCATTACAGGGAGTCCTACCGCTAATGTAGTGAGTACAGGAACAATTACTATCCCACTTATGAAGCGCTTAGGTTATAAACCGCATTTTTCGGGAGCAGTTGAGGCCGCAGCTTCAACTGGTGGGCAATTTATGCCTCCGATTATGGGGGCCACAGCTTTTATTATGGCTGATACATTAGGGATTCCGTATAGTGATGTAGTTATTGCTGCAATTGTACCAGCTATTCTATATTATCTTGCATTGCTCATTATGGTAGATCTTGAGGCATCTAAGAATAATTTGAAAGGCATTCCTAAAAAAGAACTGCCTTCATTAAAGAAGGTTGTGAAAAAAGGTTGGTTTCAAGGTCTTCCTTTGCTCCTTCTATTATATCTTTTGCTCATATTGGACTATTCGCCTGCATTATCTGCCTTTTATTCAATAGCTCTACTAGTCATTATAAATCTATTTAATAAAAAAAATCGGTTAACTTTGAAGCAGTTTTTTAAGGTACTGGAACAAGGTGCAACAGGGACAATGGAAATAGCAATTGCTTGTGCATGTGCTGGGATTATTATTGGAAGTTTTTCATTAACAGGCTTAGGCCCAAGACTATCATCCATCTTATTGGAGTTGTCCCAAGGAAGTATGTTTCTATTATTAATTTTCACCATGATTGCGTCTATTATCATGGGGATGGCGTTACCGACGATTGTCTCCTATATGGTGTTATCAGTTTTAGTTGCACCAACGCTTATTGAGATGGGAGTTCTCCCCATAGCTGCTCACATGTTTGTGTTGTTTTTTGGAGTAGTTTCTTATGTTACGCCGCCGATTGCTTTTGCAGCATATGCAGGGGCTGCGCTTGCGGGATCGAATGTGATGAAAACAGGTATAACATCTAGCAGGTTGGCGATTTGTTCATTTATTTTGCCATTTATGTTTGTGTATAATCCTGAACTTCTTTTACAGGGAGCTGGCCTTAGTCTAATCCTGGCTCTTTTATCTGCTGTAGTTGGTGTCATAGCTATTTCTATGGCTGCTCAAGGTTATATATTTCAACAACTTCAATTATGGAAGCGTTTGCTGTTGCTGATTTCTGGGATATTTCTTGTACAATCCAATATTTATACAGACTTAGTAAGTTACTTTATTTTCGCAGTGATTACTTTTAATGAGTATAAAATCAAAACAAAAAAAATGGAGGTAAAAGATAAATTAGGGCACAATGCTGGTTAG
- a CDS encoding TAXI family TRAP transporter solute-binding subunit has product MKKIFFLIILVVLVIMSGCSSGEAGGQKVDSNQVRIFMVPSGNDYLIASGMAQMAKEQDEEISYTISDAAGNMGAIRKVMKGKGELTNIVGSNGKFAYNGTHTFEGEQYEGIRGVVAVPPPIIQFIVRDDSGIDSIADFKDNDMIATFQGTAHMVVEFIMENAGKK; this is encoded by the coding sequence ATGAAAAAGATTTTTTTTCTCATTATTTTGGTAGTACTCGTCATTATGTCTGGGTGCAGTAGTGGTGAGGCTGGAGGGCAAAAAGTAGATTCTAACCAAGTACGGATTTTCATGGTCCCATCTGGCAACGATTATCTAATTGCTTCGGGTATGGCGCAAATGGCCAAGGAGCAAGATGAAGAAATAAGCTATACAATTTCAGATGCAGCAGGCAATATGGGTGCTATTCGGAAGGTAATGAAAGGTAAAGGAGAATTGACAAACATTGTGGGTTCAAATGGGAAGTTTGCCTATAATGGTACCCATACATTTGAAGGGGAGCAATATGAAGGGATCCGTGGTGTTGTTGCAGTCCCACCCCCAATTATACAGTTTATTGTAAGAGATGATTCAGGAATTGATTCTATAGCTGATTTTAAAGACAATGACATGATAGCTACCTTTCAAGGAACAGCTCATATGGTAGTGGAATTTATAATGGAAAATGCTGGAAAAAAATAG
- a CDS encoding TAXI family TRAP transporter solute-binding subunit: MYNGKCWKKIGADYDLQTLPGTEQIDALKDGKIDALVTWSTVPSPGYESLDQTTSIKILPIEEEILKEVQKEFDPGAELYTIPKGVYSGQEEEALTSQSTRYYITSKDVDDETIYEFTKFLIENAQELTKYHPSAEGITLENAIQPIAIPLHPGAIKYYEEQGIEIPDERIPSEMK; this comes from the coding sequence ATTTATAATGGAAAATGCTGGAAAAAAATAGGTGCTGATTACGATCTTCAAACACTTCCAGGCACAGAGCAGATCGATGCGTTGAAAGATGGAAAGATCGATGCGCTTGTTACTTGGTCAACAGTTCCCTCACCAGGATATGAAAGTTTGGATCAGACAACAAGCATTAAGATATTACCGATAGAGGAAGAAATTTTGAAGGAAGTTCAAAAGGAATTTGATCCAGGTGCTGAACTCTATACAATTCCAAAGGGTGTTTACAGTGGGCAAGAAGAAGAAGCACTCACTTCCCAATCAACCAGATATTATATAACCAGTAAGGATGTAGATGATGAGACTATCTACGAATTCACTAAATTCCTCATCGAAAACGCACAAGAACTGACAAAATATCATCCTTCAGCCGAAGGGATTACACTTGAAAATGCAATTCAACCAATAGCGATACCGTTACATCCAGGTGCGATTAAGTATTACGAGGAACAAGGTATTGAAATTCCTGATGAGAGAATACCTTCAGAAATGAAATAA
- a CDS encoding acetate--CoA ligase family protein, producing the protein MNLDLNPMFDPKSITIIGASGGEGKLSAIPLHNLKANGYQGKVYPVNPKYKEIAGYKCFKEIESLPKEIDLAIVSVGADYVLPILERLAQREIKSAVVFSSGFSEAGSKGKVLQEKLASFCERSKIPVCGPNSLGLYNRNKGMLATFAAHGFTQHEPVAFVTQSGAFGSFTYELAKELGLGYDYSVSTGNEANVDFFDFVEYFAKVETIKVIGGYIEGARDVTKMTKAINTAHKNNKPLVLMKVGNSRKGAEAATSHTSSLAGNQSVYKSFFKQNNVVQVSNEEELIDTLTVFNKVKVSPKRGGLGIVTISGGTGIVMADKCEEYGVEIAKLMPETTARLKELLPPFAAVTNPVDVTAQAIQYLDNLQESLEVLLGDENIEAVVFYMQIGHSLSPYLVPKLIEVSKQTNKTFIVCWSGASKETREALISGDVCWLPTPTRAVTAVNNLMNYYKNKETIVGNKANYLREPESTTAFEGILTEHLGKQIISKYGIPIPRGRVASSADEAVQIAEEIGYPIVLKANSKDITHKSEMGAVITGLVSQDEILHSYNKIVSNCLNGSSEVKLDGILVEEMCDEGKEVFIGCFQDPLFGPCMMFGLGGIYVEVLSDVAVKKAPLTRRDAEEMVRSIKGYKILEGVRKEDPSDIDALVTALINLSFFCWDHRDSLQELDINPLVVHKEGEGVSALDTLIVGKSLVSNV; encoded by the coding sequence TTGAATTTAGATTTAAATCCAATGTTTGATCCGAAGTCTATCACTATCATTGGAGCATCTGGAGGGGAGGGAAAACTAAGTGCGATCCCTTTGCACAATTTAAAAGCTAATGGCTATCAAGGAAAGGTTTACCCGGTTAATCCAAAGTATAAAGAAATAGCTGGTTATAAATGTTTTAAGGAGATAGAGAGCTTACCGAAAGAAATTGATTTGGCAATAGTTTCAGTTGGTGCAGATTATGTATTACCTATTTTGGAACGTTTGGCTCAGCGGGAAATTAAAAGTGCAGTTGTGTTTAGTTCGGGATTTTCTGAAGCGGGCAGCAAAGGGAAGGTACTACAAGAAAAATTAGCCTCTTTTTGTGAACGGTCCAAGATTCCAGTATGCGGGCCCAATTCATTAGGGCTTTATAACAGGAATAAGGGTATGCTTGCAACATTTGCCGCGCATGGATTTACACAGCATGAACCAGTTGCATTCGTTACCCAAAGTGGGGCTTTTGGGTCTTTTACTTATGAACTAGCAAAAGAACTAGGTCTGGGCTATGACTATTCTGTATCGACAGGTAATGAAGCAAACGTTGATTTCTTCGACTTTGTTGAATACTTTGCTAAGGTTGAAACAATTAAAGTTATTGGTGGTTATATTGAAGGAGCCAGGGATGTTACCAAAATGACGAAAGCAATAAATACTGCCCATAAAAATAACAAACCACTTGTATTGATGAAAGTAGGAAATTCAAGAAAGGGTGCTGAAGCAGCCACTTCACATACTTCCTCATTGGCTGGAAATCAATCAGTTTATAAAAGTTTCTTTAAACAAAATAATGTTGTTCAGGTATCGAATGAAGAAGAATTGATAGATACGTTAACCGTGTTTAATAAAGTAAAAGTCTCTCCAAAACGAGGAGGACTTGGGATTGTAACAATTTCTGGAGGAACGGGTATTGTAATGGCTGATAAATGTGAAGAGTACGGTGTAGAGATTGCTAAACTTATGCCTGAAACTACTGCTAGATTAAAAGAATTATTACCACCTTTTGCAGCAGTGACAAATCCTGTTGATGTTACTGCACAGGCAATTCAGTATTTAGATAATCTTCAAGAGTCCCTAGAGGTTTTATTAGGAGATGAAAATATTGAAGCTGTAGTTTTTTATATGCAAATCGGTCATTCTTTATCCCCATATTTAGTTCCGAAACTAATTGAAGTATCTAAACAAACAAACAAGACGTTTATTGTGTGCTGGAGTGGTGCTTCGAAAGAGACTAGGGAAGCACTAATATCTGGGGATGTTTGCTGGCTACCCACTCCAACCCGAGCTGTAACAGCAGTTAACAATCTAATGAATTATTATAAAAATAAGGAAACGATTGTTGGAAACAAAGCAAATTATTTGCGAGAACCAGAAAGTACTACAGCATTTGAAGGTATTTTGACAGAACATCTTGGAAAACAAATCATTTCTAAATATGGCATTCCTATTCCTAGGGGGAGGGTAGCTAGTTCGGCAGATGAGGCAGTCCAAATTGCTGAAGAAATCGGTTATCCCATTGTTTTAAAAGCAAATTCAAAAGACATTACGCATAAAAGTGAGATGGGAGCAGTGATAACAGGTCTTGTTTCACAAGATGAAATACTTCATTCGTACAATAAAATTGTCTCAAATTGTTTAAATGGTTCTTCCGAAGTGAAACTGGATGGCATATTGGTCGAAGAGATGTGTGATGAAGGAAAGGAAGTTTTTATTGGCTGTTTTCAAGACCCTTTGTTCGGACCTTGTATGATGTTCGGATTAGGAGGGATTTATGTAGAGGTGTTATCAGACGTAGCTGTAAAGAAAGCACCGTTAACTCGTAGAGATGCCGAAGAAATGGTTAGAAGTATTAAAGGATATAAAATTTTAGAAGGAGTAAGAAAGGAAGATCCTTCAGATATAGATGCACTTGTAACTGCATTAATTAATCTCTCTTTTTTTTGCTGGGATCATAGAGATTCTTTGCAAGAATTGGATATTAATCCTTTAGTTGTTCATAAAGAGGGTGAGGGAGTATCAGCACTAGATACGTTAATTGTGGGGAAATCATTAGTATCAAACGTCTAG